A genomic window from Streptomyces mirabilis includes:
- a CDS encoding acyl-CoA dehydrogenase family protein codes for MRRTVFNEDHEAFRETLRAFIEAEVVPVYDEWFAAGQAPRDFYYKLAELGVFGIRVDEEHGGAGIDSYKFEAVMYEETARAGVQFGGSGVHVLLGLPYIKMLATDEQKKRFLPKFVSAEEMWALAMTEPGTGSDLAGMKTTAKLSEDGTHYVLNGAKTFITGGVHADRVIVCARTSAPTAEDRRFGISLFAVDTKSEGYSVGRKLDKLGLKTSDTAELAFVDVKVPVEDLLGEENKGFYYLGHNLASERWGIAFGAYAQAKAAVRFAKEYVQERTVFGKPVAHFQNTKFELAACQAEVDAAEAVVDRALEALDAGELTPAEAASAKLFCTEVAHRVIDRCLQLHGGYGFMNEYPIARLYADNRVNRIYGGTSEIMKSIIAKDMGL; via the coding sequence GTGCGCCGTACGGTGTTCAACGAGGACCACGAGGCGTTCCGGGAGACCCTGCGGGCCTTCATAGAGGCCGAGGTCGTTCCCGTCTACGACGAGTGGTTCGCCGCGGGCCAGGCGCCGCGCGACTTCTACTACAAGCTCGCCGAGCTCGGCGTCTTCGGCATCCGCGTGGACGAGGAGCACGGCGGCGCGGGCATCGACTCGTACAAGTTCGAAGCCGTGATGTACGAGGAGACGGCCCGCGCGGGTGTCCAGTTCGGCGGCTCCGGTGTGCACGTGCTGCTCGGTCTGCCGTACATCAAGATGCTCGCCACCGACGAGCAGAAGAAGCGGTTCCTGCCGAAGTTCGTCTCCGCCGAGGAGATGTGGGCCCTCGCGATGACCGAGCCGGGCACCGGCTCCGACCTCGCGGGCATGAAGACCACCGCGAAGCTCTCCGAGGACGGCACGCACTACGTCCTCAACGGCGCCAAGACCTTCATCACCGGTGGCGTGCACGCCGACCGCGTCATCGTCTGCGCCCGCACCTCCGCGCCGACCGCCGAGGACCGCCGCTTCGGCATCTCCCTCTTCGCCGTCGACACCAAGTCCGAGGGTTACTCCGTCGGCCGCAAGCTCGACAAGCTCGGCCTGAAGACCTCCGACACCGCCGAGCTGGCGTTCGTCGATGTGAAGGTCCCGGTCGAGGACCTGCTCGGCGAGGAGAACAAGGGCTTCTACTACCTCGGCCACAACCTCGCCTCCGAGCGCTGGGGCATCGCCTTCGGCGCCTACGCGCAGGCCAAGGCCGCCGTCCGGTTCGCCAAGGAGTACGTGCAGGAGCGCACCGTCTTCGGCAAGCCGGTCGCGCACTTCCAGAACACCAAGTTCGAGCTGGCCGCCTGCCAGGCCGAGGTGGACGCCGCCGAGGCCGTCGTCGACCGCGCGCTCGAAGCCCTCGACGCGGGTGAGCTCACCCCCGCCGAGGCCGCCAGCGCCAAGCTGTTCTGCACCGAGGTCGCGCACCGCGTCATCGACCGCTGCCTCCAGCTGCACGGCGGCTACGGCTTCATGAACGAGTACCCGATCGCCCGCCTGTACGCGGACAACCGCGTCAACCGTATCTACGGCGGCACCAGCGAGATCATGAAGTCGATCATCGCGAAGGACATGGGCCTGTAA
- a CDS encoding ABC transporter ATP-binding protein, translating to MGEAISTSEILSTSAILSATGVDLSYGNQLAVRDAHFSVAPGEVAAVTGQSGSGKSSLLYCLAGVLPAQRGQVRFEGRSLGDLGDEEISALRRERFGFVFQYGELLPELTIEENTALPLRLAGQRKQPALAAAGAVLERLGLGELRGRRPSQVSGGQSQRVAVARALVHRPAVVFADEPTGSLDSANASAVLKEFLDLARSQGTAVVLVTHDPAVAAQADSHYTMSDGVLTPRSAA from the coding sequence TTGGGGGAAGCCATCAGTACGTCAGAGATCCTCAGTACGTCAGCGATCCTCTCCGCCACGGGAGTCGACCTCTCCTACGGCAATCAACTCGCCGTGCGTGACGCCCACTTCTCCGTCGCCCCCGGCGAGGTCGCCGCCGTCACCGGACAGAGCGGTTCCGGCAAGTCCTCGCTCCTGTACTGCCTGGCCGGGGTGCTTCCCGCCCAGCGCGGGCAGGTGCGTTTCGAAGGACGGTCGCTCGGTGACCTCGGCGACGAAGAGATCAGCGCACTGCGCCGCGAACGCTTCGGATTCGTCTTCCAGTACGGCGAGTTGCTGCCGGAGCTGACCATCGAGGAGAACACCGCTCTGCCGCTGCGCCTCGCCGGGCAGCGCAAGCAGCCCGCCCTCGCCGCCGCGGGAGCCGTCCTCGAACGGCTCGGGCTCGGCGAGCTGCGCGGCCGCCGCCCCTCCCAGGTCTCCGGCGGCCAGAGCCAGCGCGTCGCCGTCGCGCGGGCCCTGGTCCACCGCCCCGCCGTCGTCTTCGCGGACGAGCCGACCGGCTCCCTGGACAGCGCCAACGCCTCCGCCGTCCTCAAGGAGTTCCTCGACCTGGCCCGCTCCCAGGGCACCGCGGTCGTCCTGGTGACGCACGACCCCGCGGTCGCGGCACAGGCCGACAGCCACTACACGATGTCCGACGGCGTCCTCACCCCCCGGAGCGCGGCGTGA
- a CDS encoding cation diffusion facilitator family transporter translates to MAMTEAGAGRQDDDGGGESTITVIVAALANLGIAVAKAVAGVISGSSAMLSEAAHSVADTVTELLLLTALKRSEKPADEDHPLGYGPERYIWAMLAAVATFVGGAVFSLYDGIHTLVAGEEPGDPLVSYIVLAVAFLLESYSLRTGVRQARGEAERVGAPFKRYLRYTPDTAVKAVVLEDSAALIGLVLAAGGLLGGQLTGSGVWDGIASLCIGLLLLYVAWVLGRSNAELLIGRPLPQPVRERIRAELLAVEHVEAVLELTTLVQGPREALVAAKVDFRDVSTAAQIEWACEQAEARLREAFPVVSRVYLDPTPGYAQRRQEGLNPWP, encoded by the coding sequence ATGGCCATGACTGAAGCGGGCGCCGGACGGCAGGACGACGACGGCGGCGGCGAGAGCACCATCACGGTGATCGTCGCCGCCCTCGCCAATCTCGGGATCGCGGTGGCCAAGGCGGTCGCGGGAGTCATCAGCGGATCGAGCGCGATGCTGTCCGAGGCCGCGCACTCGGTGGCCGACACGGTCACCGAACTGCTGCTGCTCACCGCGTTGAAGCGCAGCGAGAAACCGGCCGACGAGGACCACCCGCTCGGCTACGGCCCCGAGCGCTACATCTGGGCGATGCTCGCCGCCGTCGCCACCTTCGTCGGCGGCGCGGTGTTCTCCCTCTACGACGGCATCCACACCCTTGTCGCGGGCGAGGAGCCGGGCGACCCCCTGGTCTCGTACATCGTGCTCGCGGTCGCCTTCCTGCTGGAGAGCTACTCGCTGCGCACCGGCGTACGCCAGGCGCGCGGGGAGGCGGAACGCGTGGGGGCACCCTTCAAGCGCTACCTCCGGTACACCCCGGACACCGCAGTGAAGGCCGTGGTCCTGGAGGACTCGGCCGCCCTGATCGGCCTCGTCCTCGCGGCGGGCGGCCTGCTCGGCGGACAGCTCACCGGATCCGGAGTCTGGGACGGCATAGCCTCTCTCTGCATCGGTCTCCTTCTCCTGTACGTCGCCTGGGTCCTCGGCCGCTCCAACGCCGAGCTGCTGATCGGCCGCCCGCTCCCCCAACCGGTGCGGGAGCGGATCCGGGCCGAACTGCTCGCCGTGGAGCACGTCGAGGCCGTGCTGGAGCTCACGACCCTCGTACAGGGACCGCGCGAGGCGCTGGTCGCGGCCAAGGTCGACTTCAGGGACGTCTCGACCGCCGCCCAGATCGAATGGGCCTGCGAACAGGCGGAGGCCCGACTACGAGAGGCGTTCCCCGTGGTGAGCCGGGTCTACCTCGACCCGACACCGGGCTACGCCCAACGCCGCCAAGAGGGCCTGAACCCTTGGCCGTGA
- a CDS encoding FtsX-like permease family protein, with protein sequence MREFLLGLRLLLGAGRGNRVRFLLMAAGGSLGVCCLALVLTIPAILDAHDGRAAARALRTSAARTTSAPLVLERSDPHGSKAFTRIFVAPGTAKDTAAAAPPGLPRLPAPGEVFVSPRVHDLLRAEPALKGLLPGTEKGLIGGAGLTDPDELYAYVGTTRAELAHKGRALTGFDLGYAPTPAVDPSTLTILRFALATLVLLPLGVFLSVCARLSAASRTRRLAALRLLGLSAKGTQRVNAAETVVAALFGALLGLGEYWVLNQVMSRTGLPDLKWYPADGALSASTIAICLLGCPALAWFVGRASARTAAANPLAARRTAVPRPPSKWGGLLLVTGLGIVSGYCVTGLTAHPASSDGPSALLVPAGVLLTGAGLVLTLPLLTYALARGLADRTRSLTLNLAMRRNEVEPGSTMRVVTGLVLLVYAASLAQGILIEENQVTRPDSPAQDYSIALSGLTDRQQHDLASVPGVRAHALTMDSWTDPRYSGSAVQSRATALVATCAQLTELVRHSEGCVDGRVLRLTDPDTAADPGVRAGATFPYRFQQSGRQKTLSITLPSAAIAYRAYDPSAVGGAAVLVPPSALQADARPASAQYVLTSDSQPDTVRRVLDGIGAVAPTADINPIGVNIDGLQQIAVIETLLALGMVMGLAIGIAAFLVSVTDRAVERRAHITALSLIGARARTLRAVQCAQVVLPLGIGLALALVAGKLAESSYLVTGGGAVFWDGAGLAPLAVVAVGAVAVAALGTLPLIGRRVNPELIRRD encoded by the coding sequence GTGAGGGAGTTCCTGCTCGGACTGCGGCTGCTGCTCGGCGCCGGTCGCGGCAACCGCGTACGTTTTCTGCTGATGGCGGCCGGCGGCTCCCTCGGCGTGTGCTGCCTGGCCCTGGTTCTCACCATCCCGGCGATCCTCGACGCCCACGACGGAAGGGCCGCCGCCCGGGCCCTGCGGACCTCCGCCGCCCGCACGACGAGCGCGCCCCTCGTCCTGGAACGCTCGGACCCGCACGGCTCCAAGGCGTTCACCCGCATCTTCGTCGCTCCCGGCACCGCGAAGGACACGGCGGCAGCGGCTCCTCCGGGGCTGCCCCGGCTCCCCGCCCCCGGCGAGGTGTTCGTCTCCCCCCGCGTCCACGACCTGCTGCGTGCCGAACCCGCCCTCAAAGGGCTGCTCCCGGGCACCGAGAAAGGCCTGATCGGCGGCGCGGGCCTCACCGACCCCGACGAGCTGTACGCGTACGTCGGCACCACCCGCGCCGAACTGGCCCACAAAGGACGGGCGTTGACCGGCTTCGACCTCGGCTACGCGCCGACCCCCGCCGTCGACCCCTCCACCCTCACCATCCTCCGCTTCGCCCTCGCCACCCTGGTCCTGCTCCCCCTGGGCGTCTTCCTCTCCGTCTGCGCCCGGCTCTCCGCCGCCAGCCGCACCCGGCGTCTCGCCGCCCTGCGGCTGCTGGGCCTGAGCGCCAAGGGCACCCAGCGTGTGAACGCCGCGGAGACCGTCGTCGCGGCCCTGTTCGGCGCGCTGCTCGGGCTCGGCGAGTACTGGGTCCTCAACCAGGTGATGTCCAGGACCGGGCTGCCCGACCTGAAGTGGTACCCGGCGGACGGCGCCCTGTCCGCGTCCACGATCGCCATCTGCCTGCTCGGCTGCCCGGCGCTCGCCTGGTTCGTCGGCCGGGCGAGTGCGCGCACCGCGGCCGCCAACCCGCTGGCCGCACGCCGCACCGCCGTCCCGCGCCCCCCGTCGAAGTGGGGCGGCCTGCTGCTCGTCACCGGCCTGGGCATCGTCAGCGGCTACTGCGTGACCGGCCTCACCGCCCACCCGGCCTCCAGCGACGGTCCCTCCGCGTTGCTCGTCCCGGCGGGCGTCCTGCTGACCGGCGCCGGCCTCGTACTGACCCTGCCGCTCCTCACGTACGCCCTCGCCCGGGGCCTCGCCGACCGGACCCGCTCCCTGACCCTGAACCTGGCGATGCGCCGCAACGAGGTGGAGCCCGGCAGTACCATGCGGGTCGTCACCGGCCTCGTCCTGCTCGTCTACGCCGCCTCCCTCGCCCAGGGCATCCTGATCGAGGAGAACCAGGTCACCCGGCCGGACAGCCCCGCGCAGGACTACTCGATCGCACTGTCCGGCCTCACCGACCGCCAGCAGCACGACCTCGCCTCGGTGCCGGGTGTCCGCGCGCACGCGCTGACGATGGACTCCTGGACCGACCCGCGCTACTCCGGCTCCGCCGTCCAGTCACGGGCGACCGCCCTCGTCGCCACCTGCGCCCAACTGACGGAACTGGTACGGCACTCAGAGGGCTGTGTGGACGGACGGGTGCTGCGGCTCACCGATCCCGACACGGCCGCGGACCCGGGCGTGCGCGCCGGGGCCACCTTCCCCTACCGCTTCCAGCAGAGTGGCCGGCAGAAGACCTTGTCGATCACCCTGCCGTCCGCCGCGATCGCCTATCGCGCGTACGACCCCTCGGCGGTCGGAGGTGCCGCCGTCCTCGTCCCGCCGTCCGCGCTGCAGGCCGACGCGCGCCCGGCCTCGGCGCAGTACGTGCTGACCAGCGATTCGCAGCCCGACACCGTCCGCCGCGTGCTGGACGGCATCGGAGCCGTGGCACCGACCGCCGACATCAACCCGATCGGCGTCAACATCGACGGGCTGCAGCAGATCGCCGTCATCGAGACGCTGCTGGCACTCGGCATGGTCATGGGTCTGGCCATCGGCATCGCGGCGTTCCTGGTCTCCGTGACGGACCGGGCCGTGGAGCGCCGCGCGCACATCACCGCGCTCTCCCTGATCGGGGCCCGTGCGAGAACCCTGCGAGCCGTGCAGTGCGCCCAGGTCGTCCTGCCGCTGGGCATCGGCCTGGCTCTGGCACTCGTGGCGGGCAAACTGGCCGAGTCCAGCTATCTCGTCACCGGCGGCGGTGCGGTGTTCTGGGACGGTGCCGGCCTCGCGCCGCTCGCTGTCGTCGCCGTGGGCGCGGTGGCGGTGGCCGCGCTCGGCACGCTCCCGCTGATCGGCCGCCGCGTGAACCCGGAGTTGATCCGCCGTGACTGA
- the tesB gene encoding acyl-CoA thioesterase II — MSQALESLLDLLDLERIEQDIFRGQSRSAVVPRVFGGQVAAQALVAAGRTVPEDRHAHSLHAYFLRPGDPGAPIVYTVDRIRDGRSFTTRRVVAIQHGQPIFHLSASFQTYEEGMEHQAAMPPAPDPETLPTAAELLPLYADVINDPVVVERLLEARESVDLRYVDAPPYGTVGEIREPHSQVWFRTNGKLADDPLLHVVLATYVSDMTLLDSILLAHGRGGWVTGDVVGASLDHAMWFHRPFRADEWLLYDQESPSASGGRGLGQARIYTQDGRLAISVIQEGVVRIPR, encoded by the coding sequence ATGAGTCAGGCACTTGAGTCCCTGCTCGATCTGCTCGACCTGGAGCGGATCGAGCAGGACATCTTCCGCGGCCAGTCCCGCTCCGCCGTCGTCCCGCGGGTCTTCGGCGGGCAGGTGGCGGCGCAGGCCCTGGTGGCCGCCGGGCGCACGGTCCCCGAGGACCGGCACGCGCACTCCCTGCACGCGTACTTCCTGCGTCCGGGGGACCCCGGCGCACCCATCGTGTACACGGTGGACCGCATCCGCGACGGGCGCTCCTTCACCACCCGCCGCGTCGTCGCCATCCAGCACGGGCAGCCGATCTTCCACCTCTCCGCGTCCTTCCAGACGTACGAGGAGGGCATGGAGCACCAGGCCGCGATGCCGCCCGCGCCCGACCCGGAGACGCTGCCCACGGCCGCCGAACTGCTGCCGCTGTACGCCGATGTCATCAACGACCCGGTCGTCGTCGAACGGCTCCTCGAAGCGCGCGAGTCCGTCGACCTGCGCTACGTCGACGCACCTCCGTACGGCACGGTCGGCGAGATCCGCGAACCACACTCCCAGGTGTGGTTCCGCACCAACGGCAAACTGGCCGACGATCCCCTCCTCCATGTCGTCCTCGCCACCTACGTCTCCGACATGACGCTCCTCGACTCGATCCTGCTCGCGCACGGGCGCGGCGGCTGGGTGACCGGGGACGTCGTCGGGGCCTCGCTGGACCACGCGATGTGGTTCCACCGCCCCTTCCGCGCCGACGAATGGCTGCTGTACGACCAGGAGTCGCCGTCCGCCTCCGGAGGCCGCGGCCTCGGCCAGGCCCGCATCTACACCCAGGACGGACGGCTCGCCATCTCGGTGATCCAGGAGGGCGTGGTCCGCATCCCCCGGTAG